The DNA window CTGGTTCAGTTTGAAATATGCGATCGCAAACTAGAGTATTTCCTTTGAGAAATAAAGAAGCATGATCGGTATCGAGTATCAATAGACTCAAGCGATTTTTTCCTCTTGAATTGCTGCCTGAGAATCCAGTTCACGGCGATGAGATTCAATATTGGTTAGTACAGAGTCAAATAGCTGACTATTCTTATAAATTCCTGCAAATTTTTGCCAAGGATGTTCTCGTTTAGGAATTTCTAGTTCTAGAGATACGACTTCATTCTCTGATAAGTTTGCAGTAATTAATCGATCTAATTCAGAAATAGCTGATTTGCGATCGCTGCAAGTAACGCTATATTCAGGTAGCCCTAATACTCTAGCGCTGACTCTGCCATCTTTTTCATTTTTGACTAAGACGTTAATAGAGAGCTTAGTTTGTCCATTAATCAGTTTGGCGTTCATAAAATTTACCTTTGGCGATCGCATATGACGATCTTTATTCTACGTAACATCAGTTAATAAAAAACTGTTTCCTTATTTTACTCCTAGCCCCTACGTGGAAGGGATTCTTATTTTGCTTGGTTGCGCGATGCAATTACCAAATACAGGCGTAGGATCTAAGCCTGTAATCAAACGGAAATGCGTTGGAGAAATATGTGGGGCGATTGGCTTATTTTCCCAATCTTTTAAAAGCTCATGCGATCGCTCTAGAAAAACAACACCACGAATCAGAGGTGTAACTCGCCAACTTTCGATTAAAACTTCAACAAGCGCTAGTTCGATTTGTGGAGGTGTGTAGGCTTGTAATAAATCTTCCAAATATTCATCAAAATCTTCATCGTCATTGCCATCTAACTGATAGCTATCGACGATGTACTTTACTCTTTGGCGACTAATCTCTTCCCATACTTCCATAACTCCCTCGGCTTTTAGGCGAAAGTAAAAAGGTGAAAGGCAAAAGTAAAAACTCTGGCATAAGAACCTTTGTTAAATAATACATTATTATGATAATTAAATAATAGTTAACATAAACACAGAATAGAGATTCTCACACCCTGCAATGATCCCTCGGAAATTACGATTAATCAATTTCTTGAGCTATCAACAATTAGCCTTAGATTTTAGTGGGCTGCATGTTGCTTGCATTTGTGGCGCGAATGGGGCGGGGAAATCATCATTATTAGAAGCGATTTCTTGGGCGATTTGGGGTGTAAGCCGCGTGGTAAGCCAAGATGATGTGATTCATGTTGGTTCTAAAGAAGCTCAAGTGGACTTTACATTTATCGCTGGTGGTGAAGTCTATCGGGTAATCAGAACAAGATCTCGTAATAGTTCAACCTCTTTAGAATTTCAGGTACAGAGTGAAGGCAAATTTAAATCCCTCACCGAGCGTAAGGTGCAATCGACGCAGCAGACAATCATTTCGCATCTAAAAATGGATTACGAGACCTTCGTTAATTCCGCATATTTGCGTCAAGGTCGTGCTGATGAATTTATGCTGAAGCGTCCTAGCGATCGCAAACAGATTTTAGCGGATATGCTAGCTTTGTCGCAGTATGACGAGCTTGCCGAACGCGCCAAAGACATTGCGCGAACTAGCAAAGGTGAGTCAGTAGTTTTAGAGAATATGTTGGTACATCTGCGAGAGCAAATTCAAGCAGGAGAGGCGATCGCACCGCAGTTAGAAATTTTGCGATCGCAGCTAACGGACTTGCAAGCATGGGAATCTCGCGATCGTCACCAATTGCAAATTGTAGAAGAATTGCAAAAAAAATATCAAAATGTGACCCAGCAGCTAACTTGGCAACAACAACAGCAAGCTTCACTCACCGCTAATTTGTCGCAATCATCACGACAATTAGCCATTCAGCAAAAGCAATTACAGCAATTAGAATCATGTTTGACAAAGCGATCGCAGATTTTGCAAGATTATGGGCGCTATCAATTACTATCAACTCAAGAATCAGAGCTAGAGCGTAAGTTTCAAAAGTATCAACAACTTAGTGAGCGACGGGGAGAATTTAGTCATAAGCTTGCGAGTCTGCAAAGTGAACTCAGGGGGCAATTAAGACATTATCAAGCGCAATTAGAGTCTCTAGTACAGCAGGAAAGTGACTTAAAAGGGATTCTGAGCCGTACTGGAGAAATCGAAGCTGCGATCGCTGAATTACACAAAGCAAGGGCAGTCTTACAAGAATTTGATCGCCTCCACGCTCAATCCACACCGCTAATTCATCGTCATCAAGTTCTCAAGCATCAACTGGAAAGAGAGCAGACCAAACTTGCTGCAAAACTAGAGGAATTAGTTGCTAAACGTGAACAGTTATATTTACAAGTCAAGAATCACGATCAATTGTTGATTAATGCTAAAGAGCTAGATCGGCAAATTGTTTTATTACAAAATAAACAAGTTTACCAACAACGAGTTCATGAAAAGGGCTTAGAGCGTCGTGATTTTTTGGAACGTTTAAAAACAAGATTGGCAGATAGTGAAGCTGCGTTTCATAAATTAGAATCAAAAATGCGTCAGTTAACTGTGCCGAATGCACCTTGTCCTCTATGCGATCGCCCTCTAGATGAAGCGCACTGGCAACTGGTGCAGAAAAAGCATAAACAGGAATCTCGCGATTTGCAAGCTGACATTTGGGTGGTGAAGGAACAGCAAGCGGCTTCTAATTGTGAAATTGAAGTTTTGAGAGAAGAATATCGTAATTTAAAAAAGGAACTAGCGCCACTTAATGATTTGATTCAGCGCAAAGGAACTTTGCAGGAAAGACTAAAGGCGATCGCTGAGGCTAAACAAAGGCTAGCGCTAATTGATGCGGAAATTGTGGATTTAGGCGATCGCCTCCAGACGCAAAACTATAGTCGAGAAGCATGGGAGGAGATGGAACTCATCGATAAAAATATTTATAAATTTGCTTACGACGAAAAAAATCATGCGCTTGCCCGTGGCGATGTTGAACGTTGGCGTTGGGCAGAAATCAAGCAAACAGAATTAAAAAATGCTCAGCGTCAAGCCGATAATTTATCTCAAAAAATTCCTGATCTACAAACCAAAATCAACCAATTACAAGATCGCCTTACAAAAAATCTCATTGATTTAGAAGTACAGCATGAACTTGAACAATGCGATCGCACTCTGACGCAGTTAGCCTATGAACCTGATCGGCATCAACAACTCCGCGCTCAAAAACAAGAACTCACATCGGCGCTCTTGCGTTATCAAGAACTCACCCGCGCCGAGCAGGAATATCCTGAACTTCAGCAACAGGTAAACCATTTACAACAAACTCAAAACGTTAATCAACAAGAATTACAAAATATCACTGCTCAAATTTCTCAATTACAGTCACAGGTCAAAACCTTACATGGCGATCATGCAATGGAAATTCAATCTTTGCGACAAAATCTGCAAAACTGGCGATCGCAAATGGATGCTCTCCTCGCTCAAATTGGCAGCCTTCAGCAACAACAACAACAACTAGAGCAAAGTCGCCAACGCGAACAAGAAACGCTCTCTCAAATCGAAGTAGCCCGTCAACGCCAACGCATCCACACGGAACTCTATCAAGCCTTTGGTAAAAATGGTATTCAAGCTTTAATGCTAGAAAATGTACTTCCGCAAATCGAAGTAGAAGCTAATCAAATCCTCGCTCAACTTAGCGATCGCCAATTAAATGTGAGATTTATCACCCAAAAATCTGGTAAAAAAAGCGATCGCATTATCGAAACCCTTGACATTGAAATTGCTGATACCAAAGGCACTAGACCCTATGAGACATATTCTGGCGGTGAGGCTTTTCGGATTAATTTTGCCGTGCGTCTAGCTTTATCTCGCGTGCTTGCCCAGCGCAAAGGTAGCACTTTGCAAACCCTCATTATTGATGAAGGCTTCGGTAGTCAAGATCAGTTAGGTTGCGATCGCCTTGTCAGTGCGATTAATGCGATCGCGCCAGATTTTGAGTGCATCTTGGTAATTACGCATATGCCACAAATGAAGGAAGCCTTTAACACATTGATCGAAGTGTCGAAGGATGAAGAAGGATCAACCGTGCAATTAGTGGGTTAGTTAGAGCGCTTTGCTCTCAAACCCAAAATTCAAAAAAGTGTTGCTTTGCAACACTTTTTTTGAATTTTGGGTTTTTAGAATGCACTAACCCGAACCCATTGCTGGCTCATGGTTTGCTCATAAAGAGCTTCTAAGCAATCAATATTTTTTACCAGCGTATAGCGATCTAAAACCCTTTGCCTTGCCTTAATTCCAATAATCTTTGCCATCTCAGGATGATCGACAAATAGTGGTAAAAGCGTACAAAGTTGAGAAGTAACCTTATGAGAATCAAGAATAATCCCTGCTCCATTCTCAATTACTTCCCCATCAGCACCCACATCCGTCGCGATACAAGCAACACCACAGGACATCGCCTCTAATAACGATAGAGACAAACCTTCCACTAGCGAAGGTAAAATAAACACATCAGTACCGCGCAAAATCTCAATACGCCTTTGCTCATCAGCTATATATCCCATCCAGATAATGCTGGGATCGTTACCATAAAAAGTCTTTAAACCTGCCAATAATGGGCCAGTCCCGACGATCGCAAGTTTGCATCCTTTAGGCATTCGACATTTGCGCCATGCCCTAAGCAAAGCTTCAACATTTTTCTCGGCAGCTAGACGACCTTGATAGAGAAAAAGCACATCAGCATTGAGTTCAGCCTTAATATTTGAAGCTCCCGGGGAATAGCGATCGCTATCGACTCCATTCGGAATAACGGCAATTCTAGTATTAGGAACTCCTAATTTATTCAGAAGTTCTTTTTGAATATTAGAAAAGATAATAACTTGATTGTAGTCAGCTAACGATGGTGCGTAAATTTGATAGGTGAGTTGCTGTGTACTAGAGGCAAGATTACGCCGTTTAAGATCAAAAGGTTGATGAAATGTAGCTACGAGAGGCAAATCGAGTTCGGCACAAATTTCTGGCAATCGAAAATCGAGAGGAGATATGGCAAGGGATGCATGAATAATATCGGGCTTTAGCGATCGCAAAGAATCAACGAGAATCTTATTCGCCCTTAGAGAAGGAACTGTGTAAATGGTGGACTTGTAAAAAAATGGTAAAGCGACATCTTGAGTCTCTTGAGCATGTTCTTCTAGCTCTTCGTGCTCTGAATCACTCTCTGGGGCAAAATGCATAAAGCTGACACGATGTCCGCGATCGAGTAACGCATTTGTAATTTCGCGACTATAGGTCACGTTGCCACAAGCAGGCGATTTTTTACCTAACCATGCAATATGCATGAACTACACCACATTATTACCAAAGGTATAATACCAAAACTAGAGGCAGCAAGAAGTGTCAAGGCCATCTTTATCAGCAATTCTCATTATGAAACCGATTGTGGTGATTCCAGCGCCAAAGTATCGAGAATCATCAAGATCGGTTTTTTGAAAGCCAGCTGTCGGCTGGCTTTCAAAAAACCGATCTTGATAATGAGAATTAATACGTGCTTTTGGAGCTAAAAAGAATAGCTAGCACTACGTGCTAGCTATTCTTTTTTATTTTATGGGTTGCCCGGGATTTGAACCCGGAACAAATCGGTTAAAAGCCGAGTACTCTACCATTGAGTTAGCAACCCTTTTTGTTGCAGAGTGTAAACTTTTGTTTGCAAAATGCAAACCTTTCGTTTACGCGCTTGACTAGTCTAACATGCTTTTAGCAAATTACACCAGTCAAACTAAATGGTCTTACCTCAGTAATTCTTATAGAAAGAGTTTGACCAATTAGCTCAGCTAATGGTTTGCCCGTGTTGTTCTCGGTGAAAGCAATCCGATTTGTGCGGGTACGTCCCATGATCTGTAAAGGATTTTTGTGATTTGTACCTTCGATCATGATCTCTTCAGTGCGTCCTGCATAACGGTTAGAACGCTCAGCAGCATTTTGATTTACAGCATGGTTAAGACGCTGAAGGCGATCGCTTTTGATCTCTTCACTTAGCTGATTTTCCCAAACCGCCGCAGGTGTACCTGGGCGGGGAGAATAAGCCGCTGTATTAACCAAATCAAAGCCAATGTCATTGACTAGCTGCACTGTGCGCTCAAATTGCTCCTCGGTTTCCCCAGGGAAAGCAACGATCGCATCGGCAGTAATCGCCGCATCGGGCATAATCTCGCGAATGTCATCAATAATGCGACGGTAGCGCTCATGGGTGTAGCCCCGTGCCATCGCCTTGAGAATGTCGTTATCGCCCGACTGAAAAGGAATATGGAAATGTTCGCAAACCTTTGGTAGTTCATAGCAAGCTTTGATCAATCGTGAACTAAAGTAGCGAGGGTGACTGGTGGCATAACGAATGCGATCGATCCCTTCGATGTCATGGACGTAATAAAGCAAATCAGTAAATGTGATTTTGCCGCCGATACCTGCACCAATGCCACCTGCGGGGAGGTCGCGCCCATAGGCATCGATGTTTTGACCGAGTAGGGTAATTTCTTTGTAGCCCTGCGCCGCAAGATTTTCAATTTCTTTACGGATGGATTCAGGCGATCGCGATTGTTCTCTACCTCTTACCGCAGGCACGATGCAATAAGTACAGTTTTCGTTGCATCCATAAATAATATTCACCCAAGCGGAAACAGCACTATTACGGCGTGGTGTGGTGATGTCTTCTTCGATAGAGGCTTCATCGGTGGCGACAACTTGGTTGCCATTAAATACTTGCCCCAACAGATCGCCAAGACGATTAACATGCTGTGGTCCCATGACTAGATCGAGTTCAGGAACGCGCCGCATTAGGGCTTCGCCTTCTTGCTGGGCGACACAACCCGCAACGACGAGGGTTAATTTCGGATTTTCACGTTTGCGCTTGGCTTGTCTGCCTAAGTACGAATAAACTTTTTGCTCGGCATTGTCACGAATGCTGCAAGTGTTATACAAAATCAAGTCGGCTTCTTCGGTCTCTTCGGTTGACTGGTAGCCCATGTTTTCTAATACGCCTGCCATGCGCTCAGAATCCGCTTTGTTCATTTGGCAGCCGAAGGTGATGATGTGATATTTCTGAGCAGTCATGAAAGTGTTTAACCAAGCCGAAATTATTGCTTTCCTATTCTAATATCTTTCAGCATGGATTGTAAGGAACATTTCTAATCGATCTGTGATTTTACCTTCCATCTCAGGTTCGCGACGGATAGGGCTTTAAAGGCTCGTTTGAAAGAAGAACTAAAACCAAGCGTTCTCATCTTTTTAATTCTGCCATGACATCAACTACTGTGCCTCGGAACATTTTGCCCTCAGAATATTCTTCATCCGCTCTCTTAATGTTAAAAGCGATCGCATCTCTGCGTTTTTCTTTAAGCCGATGACCAATCAAGTCGATTAGAGTAATCTGCTCATCATCAGACATTTCTTCGATAAATTCAAGGATCGTATCAAAGCTAAAGGATCGTATCAAAGCTATAGGTTTTCATTTTACTAAGGCTTATTAACTTTTATACATATTGATAAGTTTAACATTGTGCTAAATATTCGCTAAATTTTGAGACGGATTGCGATCGCTATTCAAAATTCTAAGGTTCTAGACTATACTTAAGCTATACGATTACTGCAAGAATAATCACCAAAAGCTATGCTGGTTAAGGTACAGAAATGGGGGAATAGTTAGGGAATTAAACTCAGTAAAGAAGTTTTAGCTGAGGCAAATATTTTGGTTTGTGATGAGCTAGAGCTTTCCTCTACAAAAGATCCTCTCGTCATCAAAGTCAAAATGGGAAAGTTAGAGCAAGCTTTGTTCTGATAGACTTAATAGAAATATAAAAGTAAAATTTCCAGTAAAATCATGGTCAGGGGTTCTAAATCAGTTGTTTTTATTGAAAGAAGCCCAAGTGATCCTGATAAAGGCTGGGGATGGGTTGAAGTTGAACTTGGAGATATAAGGCGATTTAAGATTGATACAAAAAGACCTTCGTCTCGGTATATAACAAAACGCAAATTAAGGTATGACTTTGAGACGAATTCTATTCAGGAATATGATGAGCCTTATGTTGTAAGCCCCCCATCTAGAGGCAAAGCAGGTGGAAAGAAATTCACACTTAATATAAATGGTGAGCTTCTTACAATAAACGCTCAAAAGTTTCTTACAATCGAAGCTATATGTGCTTGGGTAAAAACTTGGGCTGACCCAAAAACTAAGATTGTTACTTCGGGAAGTAGAGCGCATTCTTTGGATGGTGATAAGTTAGCTCATCAAGCTCATTTTGTTTACTTTATCTTTAATCAAGATAGTAATGCAATTAAAATTGGTAGAGCAAAAAATATACAAAAAAGAATGCAATCTCTTCAAACGTCAAGTCCATCCCAATTGAAACTAATTAAGTTTCTGCAAGTTGAAGGAGCCAAAGAAGCTCAGGAATTAGAACAGTCACTACATAAACAATTTTGGGGGATCAGACTGGCTGGCGAGTGGTTTAAAGCTGAAGTTCATCTTCTTGAATATATTAGCCAACT is part of the Pseudanabaena sp. BC1403 genome and encodes:
- a CDS encoding HicB family protein — protein: MNAKLINGQTKLSINVLVKNEKDGRVSARVLGLPEYSVTCSDRKSAISELDRLITANLSENEVVSLELEIPKREHPWQKFAGIYKNSQLFDSVLTNIESHRRELDSQAAIQEEKIA
- a CDS encoding AAA family ATPase; translated protein: MIPRKLRLINFLSYQQLALDFSGLHVACICGANGAGKSSLLEAISWAIWGVSRVVSQDDVIHVGSKEAQVDFTFIAGGEVYRVIRTRSRNSSTSLEFQVQSEGKFKSLTERKVQSTQQTIISHLKMDYETFVNSAYLRQGRADEFMLKRPSDRKQILADMLALSQYDELAERAKDIARTSKGESVVLENMLVHLREQIQAGEAIAPQLEILRSQLTDLQAWESRDRHQLQIVEELQKKYQNVTQQLTWQQQQQASLTANLSQSSRQLAIQQKQLQQLESCLTKRSQILQDYGRYQLLSTQESELERKFQKYQQLSERRGEFSHKLASLQSELRGQLRHYQAQLESLVQQESDLKGILSRTGEIEAAIAELHKARAVLQEFDRLHAQSTPLIHRHQVLKHQLEREQTKLAAKLEELVAKREQLYLQVKNHDQLLINAKELDRQIVLLQNKQVYQQRVHEKGLERRDFLERLKTRLADSEAAFHKLESKMRQLTVPNAPCPLCDRPLDEAHWQLVQKKHKQESRDLQADIWVVKEQQAASNCEIEVLREEYRNLKKELAPLNDLIQRKGTLQERLKAIAEAKQRLALIDAEIVDLGDRLQTQNYSREAWEEMELIDKNIYKFAYDEKNHALARGDVERWRWAEIKQTELKNAQRQADNLSQKIPDLQTKINQLQDRLTKNLIDLEVQHELEQCDRTLTQLAYEPDRHQQLRAQKQELTSALLRYQELTRAEQEYPELQQQVNHLQQTQNVNQQELQNITAQISQLQSQVKTLHGDHAMEIQSLRQNLQNWRSQMDALLAQIGSLQQQQQQLEQSRQREQETLSQIEVARQRQRIHTELYQAFGKNGIQALMLENVLPQIEVEANQILAQLSDRQLNVRFITQKSGKKSDRIIETLDIEIADTKGTRPYETYSGGEAFRINFAVRLALSRVLAQRKGSTLQTLIIDEGFGSQDQLGCDRLVSAINAIAPDFECILVITHMPQMKEAFNTLIEVSKDEEGSTVQLVG
- a CDS encoding glycosyltransferase family 4 protein — protein: MHIAWLGKKSPACGNVTYSREITNALLDRGHRVSFMHFAPESDSEHEELEEHAQETQDVALPFFYKSTIYTVPSLRANKILVDSLRSLKPDIIHASLAISPLDFRLPEICAELDLPLVATFHQPFDLKRRNLASSTQQLTYQIYAPSLADYNQVIIFSNIQKELLNKLGVPNTRIAVIPNGVDSDRYSPGASNIKAELNADVLFLYQGRLAAEKNVEALLRAWRKCRMPKGCKLAIVGTGPLLAGLKTFYGNDPSIIWMGYIADEQRRIEILRGTDVFILPSLVEGLSLSLLEAMSCGVACIATDVGADGEVIENGAGIILDSHKVTSQLCTLLPLFVDHPEMAKIIGIKARQRVLDRYTLVKNIDCLEALYEQTMSQQWVRVSAF
- the miaB gene encoding tRNA (N6-isopentenyl adenosine(37)-C2)-methylthiotransferase MiaB, translated to MTAQKYHIITFGCQMNKADSERMAGVLENMGYQSTEETEEADLILYNTCSIRDNAEQKVYSYLGRQAKRKRENPKLTLVVAGCVAQQEGEALMRRVPELDLVMGPQHVNRLGDLLGQVFNGNQVVATDEASIEEDITTPRRNSAVSAWVNIIYGCNENCTYCIVPAVRGREQSRSPESIRKEIENLAAQGYKEITLLGQNIDAYGRDLPAGGIGAGIGGKITFTDLLYYVHDIEGIDRIRYATSHPRYFSSRLIKACYELPKVCEHFHIPFQSGDNDILKAMARGYTHERYRRIIDDIREIMPDAAITADAIVAFPGETEEQFERTVQLVNDIGFDLVNTAAYSPRPGTPAAVWENQLSEEIKSDRLQRLNHAVNQNAAERSNRYAGRTEEIMIEGTNHKNPLQIMGRTRTNRIAFTENNTGKPLAELIGQTLSIRITEVRPFSLTGVIC
- a CDS encoding GIY-YIG nuclease family protein, encoding MVRGSKSVVFIERSPSDPDKGWGWVEVELGDIRRFKIDTKRPSSRYITKRKLRYDFETNSIQEYDEPYVVSPPSRGKAGGKKFTLNINGELLTINAQKFLTIEAICAWVKTWADPKTKIVTSGSRAHSLDGDKLAHQAHFVYFIFNQDSNAIKIGRAKNIQKRMQSLQTSSPSQLKLIKFLQVEGAKEAQELEQSLHKQFWGIRLAGEWFKAEVHLLEYISQL